A genome region from Dolichospermum compactum NIES-806 includes the following:
- the queA gene encoding tRNA preQ1(34) S-adenosylmethionine ribosyltransferase-isomerase QueA, with amino-acid sequence MKQQIIQDNVETQNVNLDCSLSGYDYELPPGLIAQNPAVPRDSSKLLVVNSPETAKSIPPLHHIFRDLSELLKAGDLLVMNNTKVIPARLYGCKDTGAGVEVLLLEERGHNCWLALVKPGKRFKVGSEIIFTAGGDGNKQELRATVVESDPETGGRLLQFDLPPAVPLVQVLGKFGQIPLPPYITASTAADEQYQTVYAAEQGAIAAPTAGLHFTPELLEKLRNNGINQAFITLHVGVGTFRPVEVEDVTTHAMHEEWIEVTADTVEQIRATQAAGGRIIAVGTTVVRALEGAAQSGDLQPFVGKTNLFIYPGYKWQVVQGLITNFHLPRSSLLMLVSALIGRERLLDLYRQAISFEYRFYSFGDAMLILPEGKSIQL; translated from the coding sequence ATGAAGCAACAAATAATACAAGATAACGTAGAAACACAAAATGTTAATTTAGATTGTTCGTTGTCTGGTTATGACTACGAACTTCCACCAGGACTAATTGCCCAAAACCCTGCTGTTCCTAGAGATAGTTCTAAGTTATTGGTGGTAAATTCTCCCGAAACTGCTAAAAGTATACCACCTCTACATCATATTTTCCGTGATTTGTCGGAATTGCTGAAAGCGGGTGATTTATTAGTTATGAATAATACAAAAGTAATTCCCGCTCGGCTATATGGCTGTAAGGATACAGGTGCGGGGGTGGAAGTGTTGCTGTTGGAGGAACGAGGACATAATTGCTGGTTGGCTTTGGTGAAGCCTGGAAAGCGCTTTAAGGTGGGTAGTGAGATTATTTTTACAGCGGGGGGAGATGGGAATAAACAGGAATTGAGGGCGACAGTTGTTGAGTCAGATCCAGAAACTGGGGGGCGATTATTACAGTTTGATTTGCCCCCAGCAGTTCCTTTAGTGCAGGTGTTAGGGAAGTTTGGACAGATTCCCCTACCTCCTTATATTACGGCTTCTACGGCGGCTGATGAACAGTATCAGACGGTGTATGCGGCTGAACAGGGAGCGATCGCAGCCCCAACAGCAGGATTACATTTTACACCGGAATTATTAGAAAAATTGCGTAATAATGGCATTAATCAAGCTTTTATTACTCTTCATGTTGGTGTCGGTACTTTCCGCCCGGTGGAGGTAGAAGATGTCACTACCCACGCTATGCACGAAGAATGGATTGAAGTTACTGCTGATACCGTTGAGCAAATTCGGGCTACTCAGGCTGCTGGGGGACGAATTATTGCGGTGGGGACAACAGTGGTAAGAGCTTTAGAAGGTGCGGCACAATCTGGGGATTTACAGCCCTTTGTCGGGAAAACAAACTTATTTATTTATCCTGGCTATAAATGGCAGGTTGTGCAGGGGTTAATCACCAATTTTCATTTACCCCGTTCTAGTTTATTGATGCTGGTTAGTGCTTTGATTGGTAGAGAAAGACTATTGGATCTTTATCGGCAGGCAATTAGTTTTGAATACCGCTTCTACTCTTTTGGTGATGCTATGTTGATCTTACCAGAAGGGAAAAGTATTCAATTATGA
- a CDS encoding potassium channel family protein yields the protein MNLSSLKFLRSLRKDNQQFAVIGLGRFGRSVCSTLHNLGYQVLATDVDEKRVSEALNEEIVGHALQLDSTESAALKEAGIFEFDTVIVAIGNYVQESIITTLNVKEGGVPHVVAKASSEVHRKLLQRVGADHVVFPEYEAGCALARTLTKPGILERFDLDPDNSIVELIVPDEFHGRTIAELQLRNRYGLNMLAVSHDGKFIINPEPTKRLEKGSAMVVIGCNKDINRLPI from the coding sequence ATGAACCTTTCATCATTAAAATTTCTTCGCAGTTTACGTAAAGATAACCAACAATTTGCTGTCATTGGATTAGGTCGCTTTGGTCGTTCTGTCTGTTCAACATTGCATAATTTAGGTTATCAAGTGTTAGCTACAGATGTTGATGAAAAACGGGTTTCTGAAGCTCTGAATGAAGAAATAGTTGGTCATGCTTTACAATTAGATTCAACGGAATCAGCAGCACTAAAAGAAGCCGGAATTTTTGAATTTGATACCGTTATTGTCGCTATTGGTAACTACGTTCAGGAAAGTATTATTACTACCTTAAATGTCAAAGAAGGTGGTGTACCTCACGTAGTTGCAAAAGCCTCTAGTGAGGTTCACCGCAAATTATTACAACGAGTAGGAGCAGATCATGTAGTATTTCCAGAATATGAAGCTGGTTGTGCTTTAGCACGAACACTCACTAAACCGGGAATTTTAGAAAGATTTGATCTTGACCCAGATAACAGTATTGTGGAGTTAATTGTCCCTGATGAATTTCATGGAAGAACCATTGCTGAACTTCAACTGCGTAACCGCTACGGTTTAAATATGTTGGCTGTCAGTCATGATGGTAAATTTATCATTAATCCCGAACCAACTAAACGCTTAGAAAAAGGTTCTGCAATGGTTGTAATTGGTTGTAATAAAGATATTAATCGTTTACCAATATAG
- a CDS encoding TrkH family potassium uptake protein — translation MTVARTICLGFIAVILLGAILLTMPFSTGNGNWNDPIVALFTSTSAVCVTGLAVVDTGTEFSFLGQLFIALLAQIGGLGYMTTTTFLILLIGRKFDLRQKVAIQQALDRPGMSGSSQIIRSIIATTLLFELTGVFLLMIAFVPEKGWQEGTWLAIFHSVSAWNNAGFSLFKDNLIGYQSSPLVIITIGCLIIFGGIGYQVILDMYLWLRDSFSYQRNRIIKKTSCLIFSLDFKVATSTTLILLVLGTIAIFFIEIRNDSVFGKLSLSDKILAAWFQSVSTRTAGFNSIDIGKMTNAGLFIMIALMFIGASPGGTGGGIKTTTLRVLTSCTKAILQGKEQVLLYNRKIAISLILKAVGVVFGSLATVIVATVLISITDPTLAFIQILFEVVSAFGTVGLSTGITATVSTAAKLILILTMYIGRVGILLLMSSILGDPRPSRIHYPEENLLVG, via the coding sequence ATGACTGTTGCGCGGACAATTTGTTTGGGATTTATTGCTGTCATTCTTTTGGGAGCAATTCTCTTGACAATGCCTTTTTCAACTGGTAATGGTAATTGGAATGACCCCATTGTCGCTCTATTTACTTCAACTTCAGCGGTTTGTGTCACAGGATTAGCAGTAGTAGATACTGGCACTGAATTTTCTTTTTTAGGTCAGTTATTTATTGCCCTATTAGCACAAATTGGTGGTTTGGGTTATATGACAACTACCACATTTTTAATATTATTAATTGGCAGAAAGTTTGACCTGAGACAAAAAGTAGCAATTCAACAAGCTTTAGACCGTCCAGGCATGAGTGGTAGCTCTCAAATTATCCGTTCTATTATTGCGACTACCTTATTGTTTGAACTCACAGGAGTATTTTTATTAATGATAGCCTTTGTTCCCGAAAAAGGTTGGCAAGAAGGAACTTGGTTAGCTATTTTTCACAGTGTCAGTGCTTGGAACAATGCTGGATTTAGTTTATTTAAAGATAATTTAATTGGTTATCAATCTTCTCCTTTAGTGATTATCACAATTGGCTGTTTAATTATCTTTGGAGGTATTGGTTATCAAGTTATCTTGGATATGTATTTGTGGTTGCGAGATAGCTTTAGTTATCAGCGTAATCGGATCATCAAAAAAACAAGTTGTTTAATATTTTCCCTGGATTTTAAAGTTGCAACTAGCACTACTTTAATTTTATTAGTGTTAGGAACAATTGCAATTTTCTTTATAGAAATCAGAAACGATAGCGTCTTTGGAAAATTAAGTTTATCTGATAAAATATTAGCGGCTTGGTTTCAATCAGTCAGCACCAGAACCGCTGGTTTTAATAGCATTGACATTGGAAAAATGACTAATGCCGGATTATTTATTATGATTGCCCTCATGTTTATTGGCGCAAGTCCTGGAGGTACAGGAGGAGGAATAAAAACCACTACTTTACGAGTTCTGACCAGTTGTACAAAGGCAATTCTTCAAGGCAAAGAACAGGTATTGTTGTATAATCGTAAAATTGCCATTTCTTTAATTTTAAAAGCTGTGGGGGTAGTGTTTGGTTCACTAGCAACAGTGATTGTTGCAACGGTTTTAATTAGTATTACTGACCCCACATTGGCTTTTATTCAAATTCTTTTTGAAGTAGTATCAGCCTTTGGTACAGTCGGACTTTCCACAGGAATTACCGCTACTGTTTCTACCGCAGCCAAATTAATTTTAATTCTCACAATGTATATTGGTCGCGTTGGTATTTTATTATTAATGTCATCTATCTTAGGTGATCCTCGTCCTAGCAGAATTCACTACCCCGAAGAAAATCTCCTTGTTGGATAA
- a CDS encoding methyltransferase domain-containing protein, translating into MSQILYKQIQEFYDASSSLWEQIWGEHMHHGYYGVDGKQVKERRQAQIDLIEELLKWADVKGAENILDVGCGIGGSSLYLAEKFGANATGITLSPVQAARATERSLAMSLSQKTRFMVANAQEMPFEDNSFDLVWSLESGEHMPDKTKFLQECYRVLKPGGTLIMVTWCHRNTDKSPLTKDEKKHLEDIYRVYCLPYVISLAEYEAIAWQLPLNNIRTADWSTAVAPFWNVVIDSAFTPQAFIGLLMAGWTTIQGALSLGLMRRGYETGLVRFGLLRGTK; encoded by the coding sequence ATGAGTCAAATACTTTACAAACAAATTCAGGAATTTTACGATGCTTCTTCCAGTTTGTGGGAACAGATTTGGGGGGAACATATGCATCATGGTTATTACGGTGTAGATGGTAAACAGGTGAAAGAACGCCGTCAGGCACAAATTGATTTAATTGAAGAATTGTTAAAATGGGCTGATGTTAAGGGTGCGGAAAATATTCTTGATGTCGGCTGTGGGATTGGTGGTAGTTCTTTATACTTGGCTGAAAAGTTTGGGGCAAATGCTACGGGAATTACATTGAGTCCTGTACAAGCTGCTAGAGCTACTGAAAGGTCTTTGGCAATGAGTTTGAGTCAAAAGACTAGATTCATGGTTGCTAATGCCCAGGAAATGCCTTTTGAGGATAATTCTTTTGATTTGGTGTGGTCGCTGGAAAGCGGTGAACATATGCCAGATAAAACCAAGTTTTTGCAAGAGTGCTATCGCGTATTAAAGCCCGGTGGAACTTTGATTATGGTGACATGGTGTCATCGGAATACGGATAAGTCCCCGCTAACAAAGGATGAGAAAAAGCACTTAGAAGATATTTATCGAGTCTATTGTTTACCTTATGTTATCTCTTTAGCGGAGTATGAAGCGATCGCTTGGCAATTGCCTTTAAATAATATTCGCACGGCTGATTGGTCAACCGCTGTTGCTCCTTTTTGGAATGTGGTAATTGATTCGGCTTTTACACCCCAAGCATTTATCGGTCTATTAATGGCTGGTTGGACTACAATTCAGGGGGCATTATCTTTAGGTTTAATGCGTCGAGGTTATGAAACTGGATTGGTTCGGTTTGGATTATTACGGGGAACAAAGTAA
- a CDS encoding homogentisate phytyltransferase: MNQFYQQNSAISPKTWFYSFWKFSRPHTIMGTTLSVLGLYLITLGVTSTNFSSLHISQILATWVACISGNIYIVGLNQLEDIDIDKINKPDLPLASGEFTRGQGQLIVIIAGIVALALAWLTGPFLMGMVTISLAIGTAYSLPPIRLKQFPFWAALCIFSVRGTIVNLGLFLHFSWVLQRSQGIPGAVWALTVFILVFTFAIAIFKDIPDMEGDRFYNITTFTLQLGQKKVFNLALWVLTICYVGMILVALFHLAEVNTIFILITHTVALIVMWWQGAGVDLQDKQAITNFYQFIWKLFFIEYLIFPVSCLLA, translated from the coding sequence ATGAATCAATTTTATCAACAAAATTCGGCTATTTCTCCAAAAACTTGGTTTTATTCTTTTTGGAAATTTTCCCGTCCCCATACAATTATGGGAACAACTTTGAGTGTCTTGGGTTTATATTTAATTACCCTGGGTGTCACTTCAACAAATTTTTCTAGTTTGCATATTAGTCAGATTTTAGCAACATGGGTTGCTTGCATAAGTGGCAATATTTATATTGTTGGTTTGAATCAATTAGAAGATATTGACATTGATAAAATCAATAAACCTGATTTACCTCTAGCATCGGGGGAATTTACCAGAGGACAAGGACAATTAATTGTTATTATTGCTGGTATTGTTGCCTTAGCTTTAGCATGGCTAACTGGACCGTTTTTAATGGGCATGGTGACAATAAGTTTAGCAATTGGTACGGCTTATTCTTTACCACCAATTCGTTTAAAACAGTTTCCTTTTTGGGCTGCTTTGTGTATTTTTTCGGTGCGGGGAACTATTGTTAATTTAGGTTTGTTTTTGCATTTTAGTTGGGTATTGCAAAGAAGCCAAGGGATTCCGGGGGCAGTTTGGGCGTTAACAGTGTTTATCTTAGTATTTACATTTGCGATCGCTATCTTCAAAGATATTCCTGATATGGAAGGAGATAGATTTTACAATATCACAACTTTTACCCTCCAACTCGGACAAAAAAAAGTATTTAATCTCGCACTTTGGGTATTAACTATCTGTTATGTAGGCATGATTTTAGTAGCCTTATTCCATCTTGCGGAAGTCAACACTATATTCATCTTAATTACTCATACAGTAGCCTTAATTGTGATGTGGTGGCAAGGTGCAGGAGTTGATTTACAAGACAAACAAGCCATTACTAATTTCTATCAATTTATCTGGAAATTGTTTTTCATTGAATACCTAATTTTTCCCGTCTCCTGTTTATTAGCTTAA